One Solanum pennellii chromosome 9, SPENNV200 DNA segment encodes these proteins:
- the LOC107029637 gene encoding uncharacterized protein LOC107029637 yields the protein MNYHSRRILTLDESSRKRKDRDTFYSSPRPSNPLTSVSNANLTTSFPKPDPKKKGHHHQMPNSVLAGYMAYEYLTKGTLLGQKFDPARPRANAAATPVADPKKRKSSPDEPKPSQNYVEISSLLRSDGTHIPGIVNPTQLGQWIQM from the coding sequence ATGAATTATCACTCACGGCGAATCTTAACTCTTGACGAGTCATCACGGAAGCGAAAAGACCGAGACACGTTTTATTCGTCTCCAAGACCGTCAAATCCACTAACGTCCGTTAGTAATGCTAACCTTACGACGTCGTTCCCTAAACCCGACCCGAAGAAAAAGGGTCATCATCATCAAATGCCTAATTCAGTTTTAGCCGGGTATATGGCTTATGAGTATTTAACTAAAGGTACTTTATTGGGTCAGAAATTTGACCCGGCTCGACCTAGAGCTAATGCTGCTGCTACTCCTGTAGCTGACCCGAAGAAGAGAAAGTCGAGCCCGGATGAGCCGAAGCCGAGCCAGAATTATGTTGAGATATCTAGCTTGTTGAGGAGTGATGGGACCCACATTCCTGGTATTGTCAATCCGACGCAGCTGGGACAGTGGATTCAGAtgtga